A part of Spiribacter vilamensis genomic DNA contains:
- a CDS encoding efflux RND transporter permease subunit, which yields MSLPNLSAIAVRERSVTLFFLLLILAGGIYAFLSLGRAEDPNFTVRVMMVSAQWPGADVETLEAEVVDPIEKEIQNVSDIDAIKTTIRPGAAYLQVEFEDFVTSEALPDRFYEVRRRMQDIRASLPAGVRGPQVNEDFSDVYFSLMALTGESRSQRERLEVIESLRDRLERVDGVNKAQIFGEREERVFIQFDTAKLQRLGVTTDELLAQIRQFNALAPAGRIETQGATLRLRVDNTLSDPEEIARLPIRIGDQQIRLQDIAEVERGYQDPPQQLIRAHGEDALLLGVVMQSGANGQAFGERLATFVDEQQSQIPADMQLSVLTNQADAIDAAVNLFQWKFLIALLVVTGVSILAIGLKAGVVVGIAIPVTLGATFMVMLAMGMNLDRITLGALIIALGLLVDDAIITIEMMLVKMEEGVDRIQAASYAWSVTAAPMLVGTLVTVSGFVPIGFAKSMVGEYAGNIFWILAISLILSWLVAVIFTPYLGVKLMPAPKAGTETLPPTQKYPRLRRLITFCVNYKRSVSALTLLALVASIAGLAGPVQKQFFPASDRTEVTVTVDMPEGTSIQATNRTVEALEAIAAEADGVDSMSAYVGAGAPRYFISATPEQPSSAFAELLIVTADPAARDALIERFNRAIDQGEFTQARIRVERLRYGPPVTWPVSYRVLGEDPERVRRIAGRVRDQMAQSPYTVDPHLEWGGQVPSIHLDWDEAALVRKGFTPQRVAQQLNRLLDGEVVTELREGYPTVRLEAIGDRVPLDQARSVAGQEARIRALELRNPAGDAVPLTSVADIDIVFENPVLKRHNRATSLAVNADIQGIGTKGAHAAIWPEIEAMNADLPPGYEIQIAGSEEQSAQAQASIRALLPVMVALMLMLIMLQMRSFSGLFITLMTAPLGLIGAVIALLAFGQPFGFVATLGLIGLAGILMRNALILTQQVADNRQAGMEDREAIIEAAVQRARPVMLTAVAAGLAFVPLTMDSFWGPLAYVLIGGVLVGTVVTLLAVPAVYAWVHRT from the coding sequence ATGTCGCTGCCCAATCTCTCCGCCATTGCCGTCCGCGAGCGCTCGGTCACCCTGTTCTTCCTGCTGCTGATCCTGGCCGGTGGCATCTACGCCTTCCTGTCCCTGGGACGCGCAGAGGATCCCAACTTCACGGTCCGCGTCATGATGGTCTCCGCGCAGTGGCCCGGTGCCGATGTGGAAACCCTCGAGGCGGAAGTCGTCGATCCGATCGAAAAGGAAATACAGAACGTCAGTGACATTGACGCCATCAAGACCACTATCCGTCCCGGTGCTGCCTATCTGCAGGTGGAGTTCGAGGACTTTGTGACCTCGGAAGCGCTGCCGGATCGCTTCTACGAGGTCCGCCGGCGGATGCAGGATATCCGGGCGTCGCTGCCAGCCGGTGTCCGCGGCCCGCAGGTCAACGAGGACTTCTCCGATGTCTATTTCTCGCTGATGGCCCTGACCGGCGAGTCGCGCAGTCAGCGCGAGCGGCTGGAAGTCATCGAGTCACTCCGCGATCGGCTCGAGCGGGTTGATGGGGTGAACAAGGCCCAGATCTTCGGCGAGCGTGAGGAGCGGGTATTCATCCAGTTCGACACCGCAAAGCTCCAGCGACTGGGCGTTACCACCGACGAGCTGCTGGCGCAGATCCGTCAGTTCAATGCACTGGCGCCCGCCGGACGGATCGAGACTCAGGGGGCGACATTGCGGTTGCGCGTGGATAACACGCTATCCGACCCCGAGGAGATCGCCCGCCTGCCCATCCGCATCGGCGATCAACAAATCCGTCTGCAGGATATCGCCGAAGTCGAGCGGGGTTACCAGGATCCACCGCAGCAGCTGATCCGCGCCCACGGCGAGGACGCGCTGCTGCTGGGCGTCGTGATGCAGAGCGGTGCCAACGGACAGGCCTTCGGCGAGCGCCTCGCTACGTTTGTGGATGAGCAGCAGTCGCAGATCCCCGCGGACATGCAGTTGAGTGTGCTGACGAACCAGGCCGATGCCATTGACGCGGCGGTGAACCTTTTCCAGTGGAAGTTTCTGATCGCGCTGCTCGTCGTCACCGGCGTGAGTATTCTTGCCATCGGCCTTAAAGCCGGTGTGGTGGTGGGGATTGCGATCCCGGTCACCCTGGGGGCGACCTTCATGGTGATGCTGGCGATGGGGATGAACCTCGATCGCATCACCCTGGGGGCGCTGATCATCGCCCTCGGTCTGCTCGTCGATGACGCGATCATCACCATCGAGATGATGCTGGTGAAAATGGAGGAGGGTGTCGATCGCATCCAGGCGGCGAGTTACGCCTGGTCGGTGACCGCGGCGCCCATGCTGGTGGGCACGCTGGTGACTGTGTCGGGCTTTGTCCCGATCGGTTTCGCCAAGTCGATGGTCGGTGAGTACGCCGGCAATATCTTCTGGATACTGGCGATCTCGCTGATCCTGTCGTGGCTGGTCGCGGTTATCTTTACGCCCTACCTGGGCGTCAAACTGATGCCGGCGCCGAAGGCGGGCACCGAGACGCTGCCACCGACGCAGAAATATCCGCGGTTGCGCCGGCTGATTACGTTCTGCGTCAACTATAAGCGCTCGGTGTCGGCACTGACGTTGCTGGCCCTTGTCGCCTCCATTGCCGGCCTCGCGGGACCGGTGCAAAAGCAGTTCTTCCCGGCCTCCGACCGCACGGAAGTGACGGTGACGGTGGACATGCCCGAGGGGACATCCATCCAGGCGACCAACCGCACCGTCGAGGCACTCGAGGCGATCGCGGCCGAGGCGGACGGGGTCGATTCGATGTCGGCCTACGTCGGCGCGGGTGCGCCGCGCTATTTCATCTCCGCCACGCCCGAGCAACCCAGCAGCGCCTTCGCGGAGCTGTTAATCGTCACGGCCGATCCGGCCGCGCGGGATGCGTTGATCGAGCGCTTCAACCGCGCCATCGATCAAGGAGAGTTCACCCAGGCACGGATTCGCGTCGAGCGGCTGCGTTATGGCCCTCCGGTGACCTGGCCGGTGTCTTATCGGGTACTGGGTGAGGATCCCGAGCGAGTACGCCGGATCGCTGGACGGGTCCGCGATCAGATGGCGCAGAGCCCGTACACAGTCGATCCGCACCTGGAGTGGGGCGGGCAGGTGCCGAGCATCCACCTCGACTGGGACGAAGCGGCCCTGGTTCGCAAGGGATTCACGCCGCAGCGGGTGGCTCAGCAGTTGAATCGGCTGCTCGATGGCGAAGTCGTGACAGAGCTCCGTGAGGGCTATCCCACGGTGCGGCTCGAGGCCATCGGTGATCGTGTGCCGCTGGATCAGGCTCGATCCGTCGCCGGGCAGGAGGCCCGGATCAGGGCGCTCGAGCTGCGTAATCCGGCCGGGGACGCCGTCCCGCTGACCAGCGTTGCCGATATCGATATCGTCTTCGAGAATCCCGTACTCAAGCGGCACAACCGTGCCACCTCGCTGGCGGTCAATGCCGATATCCAGGGCATTGGCACCAAGGGCGCCCATGCCGCCATCTGGCCGGAGATCGAGGCGATGAATGCCGATCTACCGCCGGGATACGAGATACAGATTGCGGGTAGCGAGGAGCAGTCCGCGCAGGCGCAGGCCTCTATCCGGGCACTGCTGCCGGTAATGGTGGCGCTCATGCTGATGCTGATCATGCTGCAGATGCGCAGCTTCAGCGGGCTTTTCATTACTTTGATGACGGCGCCGCTGGGGCTTATCGGGGCAGTGATCGCTCTGCTGGCCTTCGGCCAGCCATTCGGATTCGTGGCAACGCTAGGCCTGATCGGGCTGGCGGGTATCCTCATGCGCAATGCATTGATCCTTACCCAGCAGGTGGCTGACAACCGGCAGGCCGGCATGGAGGATCGTGAGGCGATTATCGAGGCGGCGGTTCAGCGGGCCCGTCCGGTGATGCTGACCGCGGTCGCGGCGGGCCTAGCTTTTGTTCCGCTGACGATGGACAGCTTCTGGGGGCCGCTCGCCTATGTCCTCATCGGTGGCGTGCTGGTCGGCACGGTTGTGACGCTGTTGGCGGTGCCGGCGGTCTATGCCTGGGTGCACCGGACCTGA
- a CDS encoding SufE family protein: MDLQRLIDTFNFLDNWEDRYRLLIDMGRELPALPDEARVEANRVDGCTSNVWLETTVSDETPPRMHFTADSDAFIVKGLVAILLKAYSGKTPQEILDTDIESLFDDLGLSQQLTANRRDGFVAMVKQVRNRAQAIQSGGTAATAD; the protein is encoded by the coding sequence ATGGATCTTCAGCGACTGATCGACACTTTCAACTTCCTTGATAACTGGGAAGATCGTTATCGCCTGCTGATCGATATGGGCCGCGAGTTGCCGGCGCTGCCGGACGAGGCGCGCGTCGAGGCGAATCGTGTCGATGGCTGCACGAGTAACGTCTGGCTCGAGACGACGGTCAGCGACGAGACGCCGCCTCGGATGCACTTCACGGCCGACAGCGACGCGTTTATCGTCAAGGGGCTCGTCGCCATTCTCCTCAAGGCCTACTCCGGCAAGACCCCGCAGGAGATACTCGATACCGATATCGAGTCGCTCTTCGATGACCTGGGGCTTTCGCAGCAGTTGACCGCCAACCGGCGGGACGGCTTCGTCGCCATGGTTAAACAGGTGCGCAACCGGGCCCAGGCGATTCAGTCCGGTGGAACCGCCGCCACGGCAGACTGA